ATCGAACTGTCTAGTTAGTAGATGTATGTTTTGTTTTGTCTGCCATATACACCCTATATCCATATAAGCGTAATCGGAAACTATttctatgtgtgtgtatgtgtacgcATTTTGTGCGTGTGTAGGGAAACATTCTCCTCTTATGAGCTTCTATTTTTggtttcattaaaaagttttgtcctttttcaaattttgttgagaattaGAGAGGTTCAGGCAGTGTTTACCTTAACATATGGCTTATGTAAAGTTTTCTTCATGAAAGATAACCATCAGCCATGGAATAACATTGTGGGCTTGGAATCATGGAAATATTCAGATTCACAATGGGTGGAACcagtgatcggtttataaataagtaAACCCAGAAATCACACTATAACGGGCTAAATTGAAATCATAGCAATAATCGTTCTCGGCTTGTATATTAATGGGCATAAAGGAAAACTAAGTATaatatttcagacaaatcgtatTCGAAATACTACCTATATGCTATATACCACCAACTACAGCTTCTTGATATTTATGTGTAATATAAAGTACTTGGAAGGGTCGCCGCTTAAACTTTCTAACAAGTGCTCTCGTAATGAAAAACAAGTCGAAAGTTCtgcaaggccgaatcttatataccctccacctaaAATCTTCCATccccaatcaaattacttggcttAACTTGATTTCCACACacggacatcactaaatcgTCTCGAAATCTCAGAAAATATCAATAGGGTTACAAATTTTCAAGTGCTTCTTTGAGATTCTTCTCTTGTAAAGTTTCACACAAAGAACTTACTTAGACTACCACATTTTTGATATAGTTGTGGAGGTTTTCTTTACCTTACCCCCTCAAGACTACATCCTGCGTCCTATTTATTCAGCTAATCATGTGCACTATATCCTCAGGAAAACAAAAAAGGACAAAGTTTTTGTGTTCTTTACACCAAAGGacaacaaatacaaaatttaccatagatgCGACTCTTATGCATGTTAACCAACATATATGGATGTTCATGTGTGTGGGCGTGCTCTAAGGAAAGTCTTTGTATGGCTCATATAGCTGAAATGTTGCGATAACCTCACCCAAACTCACCTAATGTACCTGTATCCAAAACCGAAGATACTGTATCTCCAGATAGGTCATTTTTGACTGAAGTTTTGTTACTTGTTATCCTAGCGTTAAATTTGTTTTGCACAAGTTTTTGTGATGTCTGGATGTAGCTGCGATGCTTTCCATGACATTGGTGTTGCTACTTTGTCTTAATGTGTCCCTGGGATACGCGTAAAATATTTATCTTTAGTTTGGCTTTTAATACAGATTAGTTTCTTGTTAACTTTTGGGTCATTGCAGGGAGAGCTTCGTGGGTGGCCATCACGCCCTTTCGAGCTTTGGGAGACACACACAAATTAAAATCATAACAATGATGCCGAAATTGAAACAGCAAACATTGGCTGGGTCTTTTTAAGCCCCCCCCCATCCTGGATGACTTTAAACATAATTTGCCTCTCTGCGAAACCAACCATTACTTGCAAATGGTTTCATGCGttccttacacacaaaaaattttttctctgtttcaatcaccaaattaattgatccaattaattttttaattgaaatgtcttcaatcacgaaaatgatagtatcaatcacagttttaattgggcatagaaaaaattcttgattaaaaaattaattgattttttcagcaaaattcaattaattttttaattgattcaattaaaaatttaattgatgttgattgcaaaacgcaattaatttattaattaaaaaaggtaactatttttaattacttagttagattggcttagagtttttatttggattaacaaatgattgtttgaaatacatttttaattaaaaaagtaaaaaaaaatcagtactttttttaactgaattagtcttccgaatttgattaaaaagttaattgtatcaattaattttttaattaaacattttaaaattttcaatcattgacttaattaacttaaggtttctatcatgattaaaaagttaattgtatcaattaatttattaattgaaaaaatgttcaacattaattaactttttaattggaaatattttggtgatatttttttctgtgtacctctTCCTCCCTTCCCCAATACAACAGGCATTTCTTAATGAGACTTTaaagaatgaaaattgttaaagaaCTTTAATTACTATGTTCACAGTTTACAGAGGGCGCAGTAAAGTTTCTGGTTTATATCCTCAACTATTCTTGCTGATAAAAGTGAAAGTTTTATCTATTTCGAATTTGGTTCTTGAGTAGTTCGATATCTGGAACACGAAGAAAGTATGCAACGCCATAATCGGCtacaaaattatgttttatcACGTTTTCTCTTTTTGAAAGGAGGTGTGTGTGTGAGGGTGATAGAATTTCTGATGGTTGACTTTGAACTGAAACGTTCTGTCGCCTATTTCTATGACACAATAGTGGCATTAGCCATGAAGCGACAGAGTTGCCTATGACAACGATGACTACGGATGATGGCTATGACGATGTTGCTGCTGGTGGGGGGAATGTTGTTGTACTTCGTGTTCGCATTGTCATAACTACAACATCCTCTTTCTCGTTTCTTGGTAGAAGTCAACAATCAACCGCAACTAGCAAGTGAAGATTTCGAAGGACTTGTATCCACTTGATGACTTTGTCGCTTGTTACTGTTGGTAGTGGCATTCATTGCTGTGTTAACAGGACTCGGGTTTCCTTTTCTCATGCAGCTTCGTAATACTTTTTTACTTTCAAAATCCACTTCAAGAAAATCCATAACTATTCCAAATGATGAGGAATTTCGTAACGCAGCAGGTGTTTTCCTACCAGCTTCATTTGCAATGGGATGACTCGGTTCCCTCCCTGCCATCGAGGTTTAAATGCAAAgtgttagtaaatttttttcattacggATGGTACCTAATTACGTGGAATATATCTATCACTTTCCAATCCCATCCTGGATATCGTTTGTACTTAAGTATAGCCTTTATCCATGATAAAACTACTGAGGTAATAAATAGTACCTCTAGTACCTGGAGTACAACGTCCAAATAAATCGAACTGCCAGACACATTTCGATTATAGTTGGCCCTGTGTTCTTTTTATTTCGTTCAACTTTCAAGgcacaatgcaaaggatccgaaaacgaagtacttccgtcctatgacaagcccatgtacatttcattggagatgatccaagtttgcactagttCCGGATCATAAGTTTGAGAtcgaaactacttttttggaagatcTTTTTGTGGCTCTATTCtcctataaatttctttttgtgtATTATAAGAACGAAttatatatcaaatttaaattctaatctaatttaattatattaaatagtttttttttggtcagaTCTTTTAGTATCTTTAGAAGTtccaataaaatattgccaggtAATAATGTTTCTTCGAGCTCCTTCacaaacacccaaaaaaaaatcgcttctgtaacatataccccaaacacattttgcttcaagcatattgttcaaacatattatctttcacgttagggcatacactggtagaaaaaaattttaataacattttctttgtgtggttttttttttaagacgcCAATGGGTTAacatacttccattattttacttgcagcatactgtataggtctctctttctaaacacatatatgtttatagactatttctaaattaatatatgtttgcatctaagcatattatatttacaaacagtttatgtcccaaacataatatgttctaacatattaacatatatgtcccaaacatgttatgctagtttatgaacattatatacttgcacttaaaaatattgtgttaaaaaaatttgagttccaaacatataatttttacacccaaacatatgaaaaacagtatttttcgtccgtgtaggtaCAAGATAATGCAAGGTGGTGAGCGAAAGCAATGCGATGTCCAAAAGAATGATGCCACTTTGATCTTTTCTCGACAGAGCGAGATAATTTGTGTGAGTTTCAGATTTTTAAATAATCGGAGAATTTGCTCCATAGGACATCCTGTCTGGCTTTAATTAtagacactatgtgtctattgTTGATAAGTTGATGGATAAGAAAAGGGATTGATTACTTGCTGATTTTGCGGGTTTATTTGTAAACTTATTACCAAAAATATTACCATTCATGTTGCTATGTGGGTTATAAAGGATTACAGATCAAATGATGATTATGTGGCTGGAAGTTTCCATgcgtattgaaaaaaatgtttcaaatctATTCAGAAGTAATGTGtattgaaaatgaaattaattaaatattcgtTAAGTATTAACATTTGCAAGAAGTCCTTCCCTACGATATTTTTGgtcttctatcgccgattactctGGCCGCATACTTTTCACCTGTTATACTTTTCAAACTTCCTTTTTTGCTTTACATTGAGTGAATTTCTTTAGCTTTTAAACCCGCAAAATAAATGCATCAGTTATCCGGAGGAAAAGTGAGGTCTTTTGGAAACTGTGTTCCGCAGCTAAAGTGCTTCCGTTGTCCCAATGTACTCTATTGCTGTTTGTGATTATGATGATGAGGCGGCGACAATTTGTCAGCTACAACTGGTGTGAGAAAGCTGACAGCGGCTTGGTCTTGTGACTTCGAATAAATGCATTCTCTCATTGTGGCTGGAGTATGCTTTTGATTCACCACCAGAAAACTTGTCACATGCGTCATTACACTGTCAGGTGGAGCGTGTTTGGGGGACCGTAACTTGTGACAAAGGCTTTTTAAGCCAGAACCAGAAACCATTGTTGTCAGCATGCCAGCAAGAAGTTCATTGCCAATGCTGAGTACTAACCCATAATTTTGATGTATGTACGAATGGTACTTCTTGGTTGGGGGTATTTATGCCACTACATCACTCTGCGACTATCCTGATAGCTATACGCTTTCGCTCTATTTTGTTGAGTtgagttcatttttcatttggTCGGTCTTAATGATAGGAACTTtgccaaatgaaaaaaaactcattttgatgaaaaaacaAACCAAATGGCAAAACAAGAAATTGCAATATATTTAATGGATTTTCAATACGCCCCAGGAACGATGGCATACTCTTCGTGGTCTCCATTTAGTTGGCATGCGATTAGATTACTGTGCAGCTAGCTGAGGGGTACAAGGCCGCCGCCACTGATGTGTGCAGTTCGCAAGTTGTTAGCAATAGGGTGCTGACCGTGTGTGTGCAGGGCCCATGCCCGCCTTTATTTGCTCTGCCTGCTTTTCCAAAAACAAAGTAAaaccttttaaaattttcatgaaatgaatgAGTGTCCATACATATTTTCAGCTTTATTATTATGACGGCTTttaaaagcaacaacaaaaacaataactaCATTCCaaaaaccatccaaattttttgttctccGCCCCCAAAACAAAGAATATTCCTTTGCCAcaaaacaaataagaacaatggAAAATAACcatacatattaaaaaaaacacccattttgcaaaaaaaaaaaacgtcaacgaaacaaaatgttatcaacttTTACTGCGAAAAAGCGTGGAAATAGTAAAGACTGCCAATATTCAACAAAAAGTAAGACAATGCAAAagagaacaataaaaaaacatgaTGGTAaactgtgtttttttattttaatggctAATACTATAAGGGAGTTCCCTTACTGTTAGGGATTAATTGGGAAATTTTGGGATGTATAGGGAATTATGGACCTCAATTTAATTAACCCCATTAATGTAATGtgtttaaattttagaaaactccCAAGCGAGTCCTATTTTGCATCGAGGTTCCTAAAGAATCTGgtgttaaattgaaaatttcatagtcATACATTATATGTCGATCGAATCGATTGATAGTGAACATATAATGTTAGGTCCAAACAAGTGTTAAGCTGAACTAATAAAATTCCTTGAAATTTTTCTGAGCGATTAATTGACATTTGATGTtggcaaaaatcgatttttaaatcaattaaatattgacattgGGACTTTTTTCATGGATGTAAGGTGTAACAGTATTTATAAACTCAGTAAGTACTGCAGAAAGCCATAATTCTGAGACAAATATATTGTATGTTTCTGTGGAAACGTTAACTTTTACTCTAATAGTAATAATTATGGGGAACTGCAAGGAGCCTTTCGACACATCCTACGAAAGAAATACCACCAATGCTGAATtagtttttattcatttattaagaaaaaattaccGAACGATTACATCTAATACGATCACTATATaatggaatttatttattttttgtttcaaattacaTGTCAAAATCCTTCATTAATTCATCAACAGCTTTATTGAATTCTTCGTTTTGCTCCTCATCTTCAAAGTTTCGGTTATtccagttgttgttgttattattcttATTTTCTTTGGCATTGTTGccattgttattggttttctttCCGGAATTTTGTGGTTTGTAAGGAGTGTATCCTACATAGCGATGACCTTCAATGCGTACATTCACCTTTGACGAGGCATCGGTACCTTCCAACCATGTCTTCTTTCTCAATTCGACACCGGTACGTGAGATACAAGTGTTCGTGCGAACTAGGACCTTAGGATTTTTGGGGTCCTTTTGTTTGGTAACTACACAACGTTCCGCACTCGAGGGGCAAATCATTTTATCGCATTGGAATTTAGctgtaaattttgtcatgaacattttgtagaaaattcgtCAGATCATGGATCTGTGTTTCAAACTTACCATCGGAGATTTCAACGTTGAGACGTCCAATGGCAAAAGGATTGAAGGCATAGGAAGAGCTCAAGTAGCTAACAACCAAAAGAACTGTCAGAGTTTTGATAGCCATTGCAGGAGGGATCAGCTTTGTTATTCTGATGTAATTATCTCAATATCTCGGAAAGAAATGATTGACCATTTAGTAATAGATCCAACATTTATATATGATCAGATACAATAGAGTGAAAATATGGTTTATTCAATGGGCTTTGTTCCCACATCTGGTATTTGTTGTGTCTCTAAAACACTAGTTATTGTTCGTGACAaagtaaacaataaaaaaagataTGACGAAAGCCTAAGGTCTGACAATACCAAATTAAATAACCTTTTACCATTCCCCAGCCTTATACTTACATTTTGCATACAATTTGTTCAACAAGGAGGTTAGCTACAGTCGGGTGTAGTCACCTATATGATAACCTAATCTAAACGTTCTGATAATGGTGATATTAGCTATATTTTCGAGTATTGCtggaaaatttggaatttcGCGCTAAAATTTAAAGGATTGTGAAAATCGACCGATATATGTGTCAAAAAGTATCCGTACAATATgttttgtacaaaatattttccataacgCTTTACTGCCGAAAACCAAATCcacctggtttgtgtctcgtctaataaaatttacaattaatcTTCACGTACATAGATTTGGTTGCTCACTTCCAAGAATTATTTTAGTTCTtgccacctttttctgtaatacaaataatgttgaagaaattattcaattttatacattttttaaattttacctttcgcctggacggagaatcgaatcgaATTTACGTATTTATATTtacactatattaaatttttataatgatacttcgaaatgtgggttattaaagatttacagtcagaaacagtggttgatataaattaaatggactgagcttttggataaaatattatatttttattgcaaaaataacaattttgtaaccaaaaactgtttttggtataaaagtttgaaattttggaaggaattcaaaagaacgtggagtcgagtataaagatacataaataattttatagtatacacataaatttattttgtcgtGAAccatttttactagcatttaataccattttaaatgcatttaaaactt
This is a stretch of genomic DNA from Haematobia irritans isolate KBUSLIRL chromosome 4, ASM5000362v1, whole genome shotgun sequence. It encodes these proteins:
- the LOC142234310 gene encoding uncharacterized protein LOC142234310 codes for the protein MAIKTLTVLLVVSYLSSSYAFNPFAIGRLNVEISDAKFQCDKMICPSSAERCVVTKQKDPKNPKVLVRTNTCISRTGVELRKKTWLEGTDASSKVNVRIEGHRYVGYTPYKPQNSGKKTNNNGNNAKENKNNNNNNWNNRNFEDEEQNEEFNKAVDELMKDFDM